A genomic stretch from Pieris brassicae chromosome 9, ilPieBrab1.1, whole genome shotgun sequence includes:
- the LOC123714158 gene encoding protein hunchback — MLSCASPAGMPPATHAHTSSWGNLLQQPPIIKSEPMEDGSFAKEQTSGFYSEGFHSASPSSSSKDSNGHSPRSVGSGGEPASFYDTMTLKAKANLGMHLDAYRNGLPYSLLTPPGFENRAADERGASPSYEASYSPRTLPNPVHVSTPISRADATPPKSPRTPSSPDRDHERKTFDRFQDSGFDGMGQNKNDDEGREGSGFEDDFDDEPGLRVPAVNSHGKVKTFKCKQCEFVAVTKLSFWEHSKEHIKPEKMLTCRKCPFVTEYKHHLEYHMRNHLGSKPFQCSQCSYSCVNKSMLNSHLKSHSNIYQYRCADCNYATKYCHSLKLHLRKYKHSPAMVLNLDGTPNPLPIIDVYGTRRGPKQKPLTKMFEQQPCSNSQSQHPPPTHSLFGSHFPVNLPYLPPLLPPSFLFPPNNNFEQRTSPNLSETREMRQSISPQSILQQRLSYSERPSENNPSPPPAKSPATSPQTPTSHTNTQSQGNGALDLTNTKTSEAGSPPPAERPTPLTPTTALKNRRKGRAFKLQPAALRLQHEDNKMEAEGSDAESEASNEVPSLSSAHNAYTCQYCDITFGDLTMHTIHMGFHGYNDPFMCNKCGERSPDRVAFFIHLGRAQHA; from the exons ATGCTAAGTTGTGCATCCCCCGCCGGCATGCCGCCAGCAACGCATGCGCATACATCTTCGTGGGGCAATCTTTTACAACAGCCTCCTATCATT aaaTCAGAGCCAATGGAAGACGGAAGCTTCGCGAAGGAACAAACTAGCGGCTTCTACTCAGAAGGTTTTCACAGTGCATCACCATCATCTTCAAGCAAGGATTCTAACGGACACTCACCAAGAAGTGTCGGAAGCGGCGGAGAGCCTGCATCATTCTATGACACCATGACACTCAAGGCTAAGGCTAATCTCGGTATGCATTTGGATGCTTATCGTAATGGACTGCCTTATAGTTTACTCACTCCGCCTGGTTTTGAGAATCGTGCTGCTGATGAACGCGGAGCTTCTCCAAGCTACGAGGCTTCGTATTCCCCAAGGACTTTACCTAACCCTGTCCATGTGTCAACACCAATATCGCGAGCAGACGCTACACCACCGAAATCACCAAGAACCCCTTCCTCGCCTGATAGAGATCatgaaagaaaaacattcGATCGCTTTCAAGATTCTGGCTTTGATGGTATGggccaaaataaaaatgatgacGAGGGTAGAGAGGGTTCAGGATTCGAAGATGATTTCGATGATGAACCCGGCCTGCGTGTCCCAGCTGTTAACTCTCATGGTAAAGTAAAAACTTTCAAATGCAAACAGTGTGAATTTGTAGCCGTCACAAAACTAAGCTTCTGGGAACATAGTAAAGAGCACATTAAGCCTGAGAAAATGCTAACATGCAGAAAATGCCCCTTTGTCACAGAATATAAGCATCATTTGGAATATCATATGAGGAATCACTTGGGATCAAAACCCTTCCAATGTTCACAATGCTCTTATTCCTGTGTTAACAAATCCATGCTTAACTCACATCTGAAATCTCACTCAAATATATACCAATACCGTTGTGCCGATTGTAACTATGCGACAAAATACTGTCACTCTCTGAAACTTCATTTACGGAAATATAAACACAGTCCAGCTATGGTGCTAAATTTAGATGGGACGCCCAACCCTCTCCCAATTATCGACGTATACGGCACTCGGCGTGGACCAAAACAAAAGCCATTAACGAAAATGTTCGAACAACAACCATGTAGTAACAGTCAGTCGCAACATCCACCGCCGACGCATTCTCTATTTGGCAGTCATTTCCCTGTTAATTTACCATACCTACCACCACTACTACCTCCATCATTTCTGTTCCCACCGAATAACAACTTTGAACAAAGAACTTCACCCAACTTATCTGAAACAAGGGAGATGAGACAGTCTATTTCACCACAATCAATTCTACAACAACGTTTGTCATATTCCGAACGCCCGTCGGAGAACAACCCGTCTCCTCCTCCAGCGAAATCTCCGGCTACCTCTCCCCAGACACCCACATCTCATACGAACACTCAATCACAAGGAAACGGTGCTCTAGACCTAACTAACACTAAAACGAGTGAAGCAGGGTCCCCTCCGCCAGCAGAACGCCCAACACCATTAACACCTACCACGGCTTTGAAAAATCGTCGAAAAGGCCGCGCATTTAAATTGCAACCGGCAGCCTTAAGACTACAACATGAAGATAATAAAATGGAAGCTGAAGGATCAGATGCAGAATCAGAAGCTTCAAATGAAGTTCCATCGTTGTCGTCCGCCCACAATGCGTATACCTGCCAGTATTGTGACATTACATTCGGCGATCTCACTATGCACACAATACATATGGGATTCCATGGATACAATGATCCCTTTATGTGTAACAAGTGTGGTGAGCGGAGCCCCGATCGTGTGGCATTTTTCATTCATCTCGGTCGAGCCCAACATGCCTAG